CGTTACCGCGTGTAGATGAAATCGAGGTAGATGTGGATCATACTCCGCACGCCTATTACTTCCAGCAAGCCGAGAATGGTGTTTATGCCCGTGAAGCCTTGCTGGCCTTAGTGCTGAAACCTGAGTTTGAGTAGGAGAGATCGAAATGTCTGAGAAGTTACAAGTTGAGGCGATTCAGCAGGGTACTGTGATTGATCATATTCCTGCGGGTCAGGGGATTCGGATCTTGAAGCGATTGCATTTGGAATCGGCCGGAAAGCGTATCACTGTCGGGATGAATTTACCGAGTAAAAATCACGGCCTGAAAGACATCATCAAGGTGGAAGGTCGTATGTTTACAGAGGATGAGGCGCATCAATTAGCCTTGTTTGCTCCGTCAGCGACCATTAATGTGATTGATGATTATGAGGTGGTAAACAAGTTTACCATGCAGTTACCGGATACGTTGGAAGGGGTTTTCTCATGCCCGAATACCAACTGCATTTCATTGAACGAGCCGGTTAAAAGTTTTTTCTATATCAGCAATAAGACCAGTGCAGAATCGGGCGATTCGGTGGTCAAAATGCGTTGTAAGTATTGTG
Above is a genomic segment from Litoribrevibacter albus containing:
- the pyrI gene encoding aspartate carbamoyltransferase regulatory subunit produces the protein MSEKLQVEAIQQGTVIDHIPAGQGIRILKRLHLESAGKRITVGMNLPSKNHGLKDIIKVEGRMFTEDEAHQLALFAPSATINVIDDYEVVNKFTMQLPDTLEGVFSCPNTNCISLNEPVKSFFYISNKTSAESGDSVVKMRCKYCEKSFSKEVVVAS